A portion of the Nitrospira sp. genome contains these proteins:
- a CDS encoding glycosyltransferase family 4 protein has translation MKKLHLVVLSDFGYVNGGNAAVALASARGLARRGHAVTLLSAVGATTHADDPDGVRLVSTDQQEILTDSNRMRAILQGTWNVTAARMLRALLRDLDPACTVVHLHSWTQALSSSVVRAALAVGVRVVYTMHDYFSLCPNGTFFNHQQNEICRLRPMSLSCIASHCDKRSYSHKLWRILRQAVQAHRGGIPNRILDFIAVSPFSHAILAPGLPAGARVYHVPSPIEVSRDVPARVADNRAFVMVGKITQGKGAIVFAKAARALGCEALFVGDGPCAQEVVQVYPRARVTGWVSREKVTEYLKTARVLVFPSLWYETEGLSVIEAAALGVPAIVSDTSAARMSIADGVTGLCFAGADEADLIRAMRTLSADDALVGAMGQAAHQRYWENPRTLDRHVSELEAVYEQALRGRI, from the coding sequence ATGAAAAAACTTCACCTCGTGGTTCTCAGCGATTTTGGATACGTGAACGGCGGGAACGCTGCCGTGGCGTTGGCGAGTGCCAGGGGGCTCGCTCGTCGCGGTCATGCCGTGACCCTGTTGTCCGCGGTCGGGGCGACGACGCACGCCGACGATCCCGACGGGGTTCGATTGGTTTCAACCGATCAACAGGAGATTCTGACGGATTCGAACCGAATGCGAGCCATTCTTCAAGGGACGTGGAACGTCACGGCGGCCCGGATGCTTCGCGCGCTGCTTCGAGATCTCGATCCCGCCTGTACCGTGGTGCATCTCCATAGCTGGACCCAGGCCCTGTCCTCCAGTGTGGTGCGCGCCGCGTTGGCGGTAGGGGTTCGGGTTGTGTACACTATGCACGATTACTTTTCTCTGTGCCCCAACGGGACCTTCTTCAATCATCAACAGAACGAGATCTGCCGGCTCCGGCCGATGTCGCTCTCCTGTATCGCCAGCCACTGCGACAAACGCAGCTATTCGCATAAGCTCTGGCGAATCCTGCGACAGGCGGTGCAGGCCCACCGGGGAGGGATCCCCAATCGAATTCTTGATTTCATTGCCGTCTCGCCGTTCAGTCACGCGATCCTGGCGCCGGGTCTTCCCGCGGGGGCTCGCGTGTACCACGTCCCCAGTCCGATCGAGGTTTCACGGGACGTACCGGCCCGGGTGGCGGACAACAGGGCGTTCGTGATGGTCGGGAAGATCACACAGGGAAAGGGCGCCATTGTGTTCGCCAAGGCCGCCCGCGCGTTAGGATGTGAGGCCCTGTTCGTGGGCGACGGTCCCTGCGCTCAGGAAGTGGTGCAGGTGTATCCCCGTGCCCGTGTGACGGGATGGGTTTCCAGGGAAAAGGTGACGGAGTATCTGAAAACCGCCCGTGTGCTGGTGTTTCCCTCGTTATGGTACGAGACCGAGGGGTTGAGTGTGATTGAGGCCGCGGCGTTGGGAGTGCCGGCGATTGTGTCCGACACGTCGGCCGCGCGCATGTCTATTGCGGACGGGGTGACGGGGTTGTGTTTTGCAGGCGCCGACGAGGCGGACTTGATTCGAGCGATGCGGACGCTCTCCGCCGACGATGCGCTCGTCGGGGCCATGGGGCAAGCCGCCCATCAGCGGTATTGGGAGAATCCGCGAACCTTAGACAGGCACGTGTCCGAGCTCGAAGCGGTCTATGAGCAGGCCTTGAGGGGACGGATATGA
- a CDS encoding glycosyltransferase, producing MTVAGVSSPAHAGLVNRLGLWILAILLLSPAVFKVRVMGGLVVHPFVLVLIVAWGWVFYASADTFSRRKRGWYSPEWQTWNTPLILLGLSIAGLALSLGINSIRLGSLQSTGWLLLLKWGLYLAPLPLTALLALRTGFQVVRLVSYLIPAVALLTLLYSCFRMGQALDGRYINAYVDASSTFFAMGMFAEVLSPEGLVVRSDTGSHGAYGMYLAFVSLFSLCVALFQGWHGVVNRGYAVLQGLILAPLCFMGILWTGSRSSLVLLLGAILMLGLLAMVNPGGLLARSRRLAFAGLLFLIPLGLLGLIHVLEVKVPTLDRVRDTLTASMQFEQTVRGELSPVDERHASSQRAVQNVQTRVWLWGQSFRYLLRHPFTVVTGIGYDRRRFVEEVVGIPFEGFNFNYQTAHNLYLDVLIKGGIGPLLPLVAACVWLLWVGIKSVTIPVREPSAVVRIGVGWIALACWPPLLLVSLTCEELLTDNLMLHWTALFGLLLGLCGTALAEWLPNRIVHMTATAGVGGGPAYLTALADHQLGSGMQVRVFCSDEKPYVEIWRRMPLDLSVLPMRRPNARSVWQLLQELLRAPAPIHAHGRGAAFFAIWVKILVRVPVIYTPHGPHYADNQGWRYLSGWLFELCCRLLLDAIVYVSPGERETARRHRLPTSNSLVVLSGLVQENAQSIHSGDTGKSLRAELTIPDGRFLIGWIGRFHRQKGLDILLESVRIVSAQVPEATWVVIGEGSEEDRRRYRSILDTLPQPDRVLFLGGRPDAFALMKDFNLFVSTSRWEGLPLVLLEAMEQGIPIVASDVIGNRDVLQGWGMLFNANDPKAAGEAQIRLALDAPLRTRLTKLGREVRRSRFALSRMLREMDQAYYEILGGSIFPNGRSSESSVATSADAPTRWSAGMSFPR from the coding sequence ATGACGGTTGCGGGCGTCTCATCTCCCGCTCATGCGGGCTTAGTCAATCGCCTGGGCTTGTGGATTCTCGCGATACTCCTGCTGTCGCCGGCGGTGTTCAAAGTTCGTGTGATGGGTGGCCTCGTCGTCCATCCGTTCGTGCTGGTGCTGATCGTCGCATGGGGTTGGGTGTTCTATGCGAGTGCCGATACGTTTTCTCGACGGAAACGCGGGTGGTACTCTCCCGAGTGGCAGACGTGGAACACCCCGCTGATTCTGCTGGGGCTCTCGATCGCCGGATTGGCGCTGAGTCTCGGCATCAATTCCATTCGACTGGGATCGCTCCAATCGACCGGCTGGCTGCTCTTGCTGAAATGGGGGCTCTATCTGGCCCCGCTTCCGCTGACTGCGCTGCTGGCTCTTAGGACCGGCTTTCAGGTCGTCAGACTGGTCAGCTACCTGATTCCCGCGGTCGCCCTTCTCACGTTGCTCTATTCGTGCTTCCGAATGGGGCAGGCCCTCGATGGCCGTTATATCAATGCCTACGTCGATGCGTCCTCCACATTTTTTGCGATGGGCATGTTTGCGGAAGTTCTGTCGCCCGAGGGCCTGGTCGTACGCTCCGACACCGGTAGTCACGGAGCCTACGGCATGTACCTGGCTTTCGTATCGCTGTTCAGTCTTTGTGTGGCCTTGTTTCAAGGATGGCACGGCGTAGTGAATCGCGGGTACGCGGTCCTGCAAGGGCTGATCCTTGCTCCCTTGTGCTTCATGGGCATTCTCTGGACCGGGTCGCGATCCAGCCTTGTCTTACTGCTTGGGGCCATCCTGATGTTGGGCCTCCTGGCTATGGTCAATCCCGGAGGGCTGCTCGCGCGGTCCCGCCGCTTGGCGTTTGCCGGCCTGCTGTTCCTGATACCGCTTGGCCTGTTGGGACTGATTCACGTGCTTGAGGTGAAGGTCCCCACACTTGATCGGGTGCGGGACACACTGACCGCTTCCATGCAGTTCGAACAAACCGTACGCGGGGAACTCTCACCCGTGGACGAGCGGCACGCGTCGTCTCAGCGGGCGGTGCAGAACGTTCAGACGCGTGTTTGGCTCTGGGGCCAATCGTTCCGGTATCTTCTGCGGCATCCGTTCACCGTGGTGACCGGCATCGGGTATGACCGCCGCCGTTTTGTCGAAGAAGTGGTCGGGATCCCCTTCGAAGGTTTCAACTTCAACTACCAGACGGCGCATAACCTGTATCTCGATGTCCTGATCAAGGGCGGGATCGGACCGCTGCTGCCGCTCGTCGCCGCCTGTGTCTGGTTGCTGTGGGTGGGCATCAAGAGCGTCACGATTCCCGTGCGTGAGCCGAGTGCCGTCGTGCGTATCGGCGTCGGATGGATCGCCTTGGCCTGTTGGCCGCCGCTGTTATTGGTCAGCCTGACCTGTGAGGAGTTGTTGACGGACAACTTGATGCTCCATTGGACCGCCTTGTTCGGCCTCCTTCTGGGATTGTGCGGGACGGCGCTGGCGGAATGGTTGCCGAATCGTATCGTACACATGACGGCGACTGCCGGGGTGGGCGGCGGGCCGGCCTACCTGACGGCGCTGGCGGACCACCAACTTGGGTCCGGCATGCAGGTGCGCGTATTTTGTTCGGATGAGAAGCCCTATGTCGAGATCTGGCGCCGGATGCCGTTGGACCTGTCCGTGCTGCCGATGCGACGCCCCAATGCCCGCTCGGTCTGGCAGTTGCTGCAGGAGTTGTTGCGCGCCCCGGCGCCGATTCATGCGCATGGTCGCGGGGCCGCGTTTTTTGCCATCTGGGTCAAGATTCTTGTCCGTGTGCCGGTGATCTATACGCCGCACGGGCCCCACTATGCCGACAACCAGGGATGGCGCTACCTGTCTGGCTGGCTGTTCGAGTTGTGCTGCCGCCTCCTGCTGGATGCCATCGTGTATGTGTCTCCGGGGGAGCGGGAGACCGCTCGTCGGCATCGGCTGCCGACGTCGAACTCCCTTGTGGTGTTGTCGGGACTGGTTCAAGAGAACGCGCAGTCGATTCATTCCGGTGATACGGGGAAGAGCTTACGTGCAGAACTCACGATCCCGGACGGGAGATTCCTCATCGGATGGATCGGCCGGTTTCACCGCCAGAAGGGCCTGGATATTCTCCTTGAGTCCGTGCGGATCGTGTCGGCGCAAGTACCCGAGGCCACGTGGGTGGTGATCGGGGAGGGCAGTGAAGAGGACCGACGACGGTATCGATCGATCCTGGATACCCTTCCACAGCCTGATCGGGTGCTGTTCCTCGGCGGGCGGCCGGATGCGTTTGCCTTGATGAAAGACTTCAATCTCTTCGTCTCGACCTCTCGCTGGGAAGGGCTTCCGCTCGTCTTGCTGGAGGCGATGGAGCAGGGCATTCCTATCGTGGCCAGTGATGTGATCGGGAACCGTGATGTGCTGCAGGGGTGGGGCATGCTCTTCAATGCCAACGATCCCAAGGCGGCGGGCGAGGCGCAAATTCGTCTGGCGCTCGATGCGCCATTGCGTACGCGGCTGACGAAGCTGGGTCGGGAGGTCAGGCGGTCACGATTCGCGCTGAGTCGAATGTTGCGGGAAATGGATCAGGCGTATTATGAGATTCTGGGAGGCTCGATTTTTCCGAACGGTCGGTCAAGCGAATCCTCGGTGGCAACTTCCGCAGACGCGCCCACCCGGTGGTCCGCCGGGATGTCCTTTCCGCGGTGA
- a CDS encoding polysaccharide biosynthesis C-terminal domain-containing protein — MRRTGQADIHETTTTAEEGAKAAVPAMPVGRAAGPLILSDALLQGMRYLLLLYLGSRSLTYAGAFLLGSALGAVLGGMVDFGINQYWLRLTGPDLRLNQRTFSRVLRGKVLACLGGLLCIGGGIALGAWSPSLPMAMVVGIGLAATQVLAETCEAAGLSLHRYQMVACFRVLMSVGMYGVPLVLAWTLQQDANHAGLDLALLAGLMIGVLLCGLYAWKMMALLPGGTYGDRGYRRAWWEARWLGLNQIAIVLDVRAPLLILGFMLGASAVGLYGLVQRTTAVVELAWASLSRLLLRSYAEMVGEKGTDQIKARVRMAGLVTVAVMAIASAALWSAIIFYGRFAEVSTETVVALSLLQWAIVAIGFSSVKRPFVSGLIALFQERLVCRVNVTAALIGLLLVPLCIRYWGIWGPVMAWIVLEVAACLVLVLLFFYVSGQARPALVTRASGGMGGYTK, encoded by the coding sequence GTGAGACGAACCGGGCAGGCAGACATTCACGAAACCACGACCACGGCAGAGGAAGGAGCAAAGGCCGCTGTCCCCGCCATGCCCGTCGGCCGTGCTGCGGGTCCCTTGATCCTATCGGACGCCCTGCTGCAGGGGATGCGCTATCTGCTGCTGCTCTATCTGGGGTCCCGTTCACTGACCTATGCGGGCGCGTTTTTGTTGGGGTCCGCCCTGGGTGCGGTGCTGGGGGGGATGGTCGATTTTGGAATCAACCAGTATTGGCTGAGACTGACCGGCCCGGACCTGCGCCTGAATCAGCGGACCTTCTCCCGTGTGTTGCGTGGCAAGGTGCTGGCCTGCCTGGGCGGACTTCTCTGTATCGGTGGAGGGATCGCGTTGGGTGCCTGGAGTCCCTCACTACCGATGGCGATGGTCGTCGGCATCGGGCTTGCGGCGACGCAGGTGCTGGCCGAAACCTGTGAGGCCGCAGGGTTGTCGCTGCACCGGTATCAGATGGTGGCGTGTTTCCGGGTGTTGATGAGTGTGGGGATGTATGGTGTGCCTCTTGTGTTGGCTTGGACCCTGCAGCAGGACGCGAATCATGCGGGTCTCGACCTGGCCCTCCTCGCAGGACTGATGATTGGAGTGCTTCTGTGCGGTCTGTATGCGTGGAAGATGATGGCGTTGCTTCCGGGAGGGACGTACGGGGACCGCGGGTATCGCCGTGCTTGGTGGGAGGCTCGCTGGCTCGGCTTGAACCAGATCGCCATCGTGCTGGATGTTCGGGCTCCGTTGCTCATTCTTGGTTTCATGCTGGGAGCGTCGGCGGTGGGGCTCTATGGTCTGGTACAACGGACGACCGCTGTGGTGGAATTGGCGTGGGCCTCACTCTCTCGACTGCTGTTGAGATCCTATGCCGAGATGGTCGGAGAGAAGGGGACGGATCAGATCAAGGCCCGTGTGCGCATGGCCGGGCTCGTCACGGTCGCCGTCATGGCCATCGCCTCAGCCGCCCTGTGGAGCGCCATCATTTTCTATGGGAGATTCGCGGAGGTCTCGACGGAGACCGTAGTGGCGCTCTCTCTCTTGCAGTGGGCGATCGTGGCCATCGGGTTCAGTTCCGTCAAGCGTCCGTTTGTGTCAGGGCTGATCGCGCTGTTCCAAGAGCGGCTCGTGTGTCGGGTCAATGTGACCGCCGCGCTGATCGGACTGCTGCTGGTTCCGCTGTGCATACGATATTGGGGTATCTGGGGGCCGGTCATGGCCTGGATTGTGTTGGAGGTCGCGGCCTGTCTGGTGCTGGTGCTGTTGTTTTTCTACGTATCCGGTCAAGCAAGACCCGCGCTGGTGACGAGGGCCTCCGGCGGAATGGGTGGCTATACGAAATGA
- a CDS encoding glycosyltransferase, whose amino-acid sequence MKSLRVAIVHDWLTGMRGGERCLEAFCELFPDADLYTLLHIKGTVSPTIERHRITASFVQSLPLAARYYRYYLPVFPAAIEHIRLPSYDLVLSSSHCVAKGIRPPAGAKHLCYIHAPMRYVWDQFDNYARGGRSGVVARLGMELFRKRLQAWDVASAARVDQFVANSRNIAGKVQRYYNRPAAVLHPPVDWQTFQAAEQSEDFYFIVTAFAPYKRVDLAIQACNVMKRRLKIIGKGQDEARLRKLAGPTVEFLGWQPDDVVRDHYARCRALLFPGEEDFGIVPLEAMACGKPVLAFGRGGALETVVPLSGTPSVEGVPVRGGTDSVTGAGNVATGVFFFTQSVESVVEAMESFERRRTEFDPQAIRDHVAAFDRRLFKERMKAFAMGALTGTAS is encoded by the coding sequence ATGAAGTCGTTACGAGTTGCGATTGTCCACGATTGGCTCACCGGGATGCGGGGCGGCGAGCGCTGCCTGGAGGCGTTCTGCGAGCTGTTCCCCGATGCCGATCTCTACACCCTGCTGCACATCAAGGGGACGGTGTCGCCCACGATCGAGCGTCACCGGATCACGGCCAGTTTCGTGCAATCCCTCCCGCTGGCCGCGCGGTACTATCGGTATTATTTGCCCGTATTTCCTGCTGCGATCGAGCATATTCGCCTCCCGTCCTACGATCTGGTTTTGAGTTCGAGCCATTGTGTGGCTAAGGGCATCCGCCCGCCGGCGGGAGCGAAACATCTCTGCTACATCCATGCGCCCATGCGGTATGTGTGGGATCAGTTCGACAACTATGCCCGCGGCGGGCGATCGGGAGTCGTGGCGAGATTGGGTATGGAACTGTTCAGGAAGCGTCTGCAGGCCTGGGATGTGGCCTCCGCCGCTCGGGTGGATCAATTCGTGGCCAATTCTCGGAACATCGCCGGGAAGGTGCAACGGTATTACAACCGGCCGGCGGCCGTGCTGCATCCACCGGTCGATTGGCAGACATTTCAAGCCGCGGAACAATCGGAGGACTTCTATTTCATAGTCACGGCCTTTGCGCCGTATAAACGGGTTGATCTGGCCATTCAGGCGTGTAATGTTATGAAGCGACGACTGAAGATCATCGGCAAGGGTCAAGATGAGGCGCGGTTGCGCAAGCTCGCCGGCCCGACGGTCGAATTTCTGGGCTGGCAGCCGGACGATGTGGTCAGGGATCACTATGCGCGCTGTCGGGCGTTGCTCTTTCCAGGCGAGGAAGATTTTGGTATCGTCCCATTGGAAGCGATGGCCTGCGGCAAGCCCGTGCTTGCTTTCGGGCGCGGAGGAGCGCTGGAGACCGTAGTGCCGTTGTCGGGTACCCCATCCGTGGAGGGCGTACCTGTGCGAGGGGGGACCGATTCTGTGACCGGTGCGGGGAACGTTGCCACGGGAGTGTTTTTCTTCACTCAGTCGGTCGAATCCGTTGTCGAGGCGATGGAGTCTTTCGAGCGTCGCCGAACGGAGTTTGATCCGCAGGCCATTCGTGACCACGTGGCCGCCTTCGACCGCCGGCTGTTCAAGGAGCGCATGAAAGCCTTCGCGATGGGGGCGCTGACCGGTACGGCTTCATAG
- a CDS encoding undecaprenyl-phosphate glucose phosphotransferase, with the protein MLKRHSQFLKSLLFCIDLGLICACWVGAYYLRFSEIVEPATKGIPPLRIYLLLLVPIIAVWGMSFQAFDLYRPRRMGTRLSEFLDVAKANTLSVLILVALTFFFRQYEYSRLVLLYFWLLNLITLGFSRVLFREALRFLRRHGYNQRHALVIGTSRLGRRVVDALAQHPELGVKVHGFLSADSRKVGERINGVPVIGRYDDLQERVQSGVDIVFVCLPPEDEQWAEKMFTCLATTMVEVKALPAMCEFVSLRAEAEMFEGLPLITLQGSPLYGWNLVIKRMLDVVGASAALVVFSPVLCAIAALVKLTSPGPVFFRQLRMGLDGQAFEMLKFRSMKLDAESETGPVWTQPNDDRRTPIGAFLRRTSLDELPQFWNVLRGEMSIVGPRPERPEFIARFRETLPQYMLRHKMKAGITGWAQINGWRGNTSLERRIEHDLYYIEHWSIWFDFKIMLLTVWRGFIHRHAY; encoded by the coding sequence ATGCTCAAACGCCACTCCCAATTTCTCAAGAGTCTGCTGTTTTGTATCGATCTCGGGCTGATCTGCGCCTGCTGGGTCGGCGCCTACTACCTTCGTTTTTCAGAGATCGTGGAACCGGCCACCAAGGGCATTCCTCCTCTCCGGATCTATCTGCTGTTGCTGGTGCCGATCATTGCAGTCTGGGGCATGTCGTTCCAGGCCTTCGACCTCTACCGCCCGCGACGGATGGGCACGCGGTTGTCGGAGTTTCTCGACGTGGCGAAAGCCAATACCCTCTCCGTGCTGATTCTGGTGGCATTGACCTTTTTCTTCCGGCAGTACGAATATTCCCGACTGGTGCTCCTCTATTTCTGGCTGTTGAACCTCATCACCCTGGGCTTTTCGCGGGTGTTGTTTCGGGAGGCGCTCCGATTCCTGCGTCGGCACGGGTACAATCAACGCCATGCGCTGGTCATCGGCACCAGCCGGCTGGGACGCCGGGTGGTGGACGCGCTCGCTCAGCATCCGGAGCTGGGGGTGAAAGTGCATGGGTTCTTGAGCGCCGATTCCCGGAAGGTGGGTGAGCGGATCAATGGGGTGCCGGTGATCGGGCGGTACGATGACCTGCAGGAACGTGTTCAGTCAGGTGTCGATATCGTCTTTGTCTGCCTGCCTCCGGAGGACGAGCAGTGGGCTGAAAAAATGTTTACCTGTTTGGCCACGACGATGGTCGAAGTGAAGGCCTTGCCCGCGATGTGCGAATTTGTGAGCCTGCGCGCGGAGGCCGAGATGTTCGAGGGCCTTCCGCTCATCACGTTGCAGGGATCGCCGTTGTACGGGTGGAATCTGGTCATCAAGCGGATGTTGGATGTGGTCGGCGCATCGGCTGCGTTGGTCGTATTCTCCCCGGTGTTATGCGCGATCGCGGCCTTGGTGAAACTGACTTCCCCCGGTCCGGTCTTTTTCCGTCAACTCCGTATGGGATTGGACGGGCAGGCTTTCGAAATGTTGAAGTTCCGTTCCATGAAGCTCGATGCAGAGTCGGAAACCGGCCCGGTCTGGACGCAACCCAACGACGATCGCCGGACGCCGATCGGCGCATTCTTGCGCCGAACCAGCCTGGATGAGTTGCCGCAATTCTGGAACGTGCTGCGCGGCGAGATGAGCATCGTCGGTCCCAGGCCGGAACGTCCCGAGTTCATCGCCCGGTTTCGGGAAACGCTTCCGCAGTACATGTTGCGGCACAAGATGAAAGCCGGGATCACCGGGTGGGCGCAGATCAACGGCTGGCGGGGCAACACGTCGCTGGAACGGCGGATCGAGCACGACCTGTATTACATCGAGCACTGGTCGATCTGGTTCGACTTCAAGATCATGCTCCTCACCGTCTGGCGAGGATTTATCCACCGGCATGCGTATTGA